gatgggtgtgtgggtgtgttatcATGCACTGGAGGCAAACTCACTAATAATGGAAGACATTTCACAAATGACCCAAtgctatataaatgcaaatTGGAagtcggtgtatgtgtgtactctGAGTCGTGAGTGTGTACAGTTATCGCTCATGTGtgctcatatacacaaacacacacacatacacacactcactcttttgcgtacacacacatacactcaaataaatacaaactagAGGTCTTTGTACAGTAGCTCTCCACACTATGCATTCTTCTAAAGGACTGCTCAAACTGCAGGCCAATTTAGTCTCATGTTTCTTTTACTTGAATAAATTGTCTTCCCCTGCATTGTAATCTCAGCAAGGCTAAAATCATTACTGGTTACTATCTGAGAATGCCATCATAACAAATGGAGATGTGAtttaaatgtactgtaatgtaatgaatgtgatgtgatttAAATGTACTGTGATGTAATGAATGTGATGTCGTCTCTGTAGATAACTACTCAGAGGAAGAGTACGAAAGCTTCTCCTCTGAACAAGAGGCCAGTGACGATGCAGTCCAGGGTCAGGtatgctgtgtgcgtgtgtgtgtgtgtgtgtgtctgtgcttgtgtgtgtgtgtgtgtgtgtgtgtgtgtgtgtctgtctgtgcttgtgtgtgtgtgagtgtctgtgtgcgtgcacgagcgtgtgtgtgtgtgtgtctgtgtgtgtgtgtctatatgggtTTGCCAGTGCTATTTGTGGTATTTTattactgttttgttttgtatcatTAATGTTTCTGCTGTGCATTATGGTATTATTTGAGTGAATGTGTTGACATGCCTGTCCCTCCCAGGACCTCGAGGACGATGAGTATGATGTGAGAAAACCTAAGAAACAGAGGCGGTCCATAGTGAGAACTGCATCTATAACCAGAGTAAGAGACAtgtactcagacacacacacacacacacacacacacacacacacacacacacacacacacacacacagacacacacagacacacacacacacacacacacactttgggtaGAGTTATGCCATGGTTGATCTGTGTTTCTTCTGTCTTTTAGCAGCAGAACTTTAAGCAGCGAGTGGTGGCTTTGCTGAAGAGGTTCAGAGTATCAGATGAAGTGAGGATACactaacactcactcactcacacgcacacacacacacactcacacgcactcacatgcacagagacacacactcacacacacacagacaggcacacacacacacacacacacacacacacacacacacacacacacacactctcaaacacacgtacatacacacactcactcactcactcacacacacacacacacacacactctcacatttccttgtatttgtttttgtgtgtgttcatgcatgtgtgtgtatgctacaaACAGTAAAGTCATATTTGTGAGTGCAGTCCTGTacattaatgtgtttgtttcatttgtatatatgtgtcatTTATCTTTGTgtattgcctgtgtgtgcgcgcttgtgtgtgtgtgtttgtgtctgtgtgtgtgtgtgtaggtactgGGCTCAGAGCAGGATCCAGCTGAGCCTCCTCCTGAGGTGGAGGAGGATTTGGACCTGGAGAGTCTGGATTTTGAGAACCCCAGCGATAGCTGCCCTGAGCTGGACGATGATGACAGCGTGCTCAGCACCCCCAAACCCAAactcaagtatgtgtgtgtgtgtgtgtgtgtgtgtgtgtgtgtgtgtctgtgtgtgtgtctgtctgtgtgtctgtctctgtgtgtgtctgtctgtgtctgtctgtctgtgtgtgtgtctgtctgtgtgtgtgtctgtctgtgtgagaaagagagagagactgagagagagagagaaatgaagaataAGCAGTACATGCCTACACCTATTCTGTTCTGCGTGTaattctgtgtgtctctctctgtgtgtgtctctctgtgtgtgtgtgtgtgtctctctgtgtgtgtgtctgtgtgtgtctgtgtgtgtgtgagtgtgtgtgagagagagaaatgaagcaTCAGCAGTTACTGCCTACACCTATTTATGTAAttctatgtgtgtctctttgtgtgtgtctctctctatgtgtgtgtttctgtgtgtgtgtgtgtgtatgtgtgtgtgtgttttatgtgtgtgtgtgtttgatggagtGAACTTGTTTGGAACACTCAATTAAACACCAAACATCAGACACAATCGAGTGGAAGCAAATACGGTtgtttaacatgtgtgtgtgtctatctgtctgcacTTAAAATCAATAGCCTTTCTAAAAGAGTCAGTCTAGCTTTACAAGGTCCATTTACACTTAAtttgttctcactctctccctgtgtgtgtgtctgactgtgcgtgcgtgtgtgtgtgtgtgtgtgtgtgtgtgtgtgtgtgtgtgtgtgtgtgtgtgtgtgtatgtgtgtgtgtgtgtgtgtgtgtgtgtgtgtgtgtgtgtgtgtgtgtgtgtgtgtgtgtgtgtgtgtgtgtgtgtgtgtgtgtgtgtatgtgtgtatgtctgtctgtgcttatGTGTGCCTTTGTTTATTTTAGGCCATACTTTGAGGGTCTGTCTCTGTCAAGCTCTCAGACTGAGATTGGCAGCATCCACAGCAGTCGAAGTCAAAGAGAACCGCCAAGCCCcgtgagcacacaaacacacacacacacacacacacacacgcacacacacacacacacacacacacacacacacacacgcacacacatacacacacacacacacacactcaaacacacactcaaacacacactcaaacacacacagatacacacacactcaaacacatacagacatacacacataaacacactcaaacaaacacagacacacaaagacacacacacacacacacacacagaccttcacAGCATGCATCCACCTTCACAGAGTATTCATACACATTTATCCAAACTTATCAAACatacgcaaacgcacacacacacttgcatacacacttgTAACAGCTGTGAATTCTCCCCTCAGATGGATGGTGACAAAATCAAGCCTGGAGCTGCGAAATTCGACATAAATGATGTGCCAGATAACGTTTCGTTCGTGcgtaacacacactaacacacaaatacacaaatacatacacacacacagacacacacctcacatctacacacacaccttttactAATACTTAATAAAGCAAGAATTACAACTACCTTTCTTTTGTATTGCAGTGCATGTGTTCTACCTGTAGATGAACTGGACCCTTGTTATTTGCTATGCATGATATTATTTGGTGCATGTATCTAAATGTTTGTGAATGtaaagtgtttgaatgtgtgtgtgagtttttttagaattatgtgtgtatgtgtgtgactacagGAACATCCAGAGGCCGTGACCCCCACCACAGagctggagatggacaacatgGACACCTTCATGGAGAAGCTGCCGCCCATCGGCAAAATGACCAAGACTGAATCTCTCATCATACCCTCCACCAGGTACTGTCCCCCTCAGCAGCCTATCGGTGTTAGCATTTACCACCAGATGGAGTGGATTCTCTGATTACGAGTGAACTAATGAAGAAAAAGGTGACCATAGCAGTTCCACTGTCACTTCCGCTGAGTAAGTATAGTTTATTTAGTTAGCTAGTCGCTCAGTATTAGCTGTGTTATATATGTAATGTTTTATTGCTAGTTACCCTGCCATAGTTTAGTTGCCATGACAATGTAAACCTGTAGCTACCTCAGCAGGGTAATGACGATATTGTTTCAATCGACACAAACTCTGAAGCTGATACTAGCAGAAATCAGAACGAAGTCACCGCTCAACTCTAAAGCGAatagtttgttttctcttttttctgtgtttgttataTCGAGGTTGGTAATAGGATAGTCTATGGTGTAGGAGGAATTTGTAACATTATTTTTACATCGCCACCTTGCCAATGAGGTGCGCTAGCTGGGTTCATTTGTATTAAGTTTATAGATTTCATTGCTGGAAAAACCatgttatgtgtgtttctgtttgataTTATGTCAGAAGACATTAGTATGTTTCTGTTTGATATTATGTCAGAAGACATTAGTCACGAAGTCATTACTAACTGTGGATCACATAGTCCAAGGTAAtccagtctgtgtctgtccatctgtgctTCTATCTCTTAGAGTACACACACTTAATTAAttgtcttgttctctttctgtctctatctctccctcttcctctctctctctccctctctctctccccctctctccctctctctccctctctctctccctctctctccctctctctcgctctttctctccctctctctccctctctctctccctctctctctctctccctgtaggcAGGAACCAAAGCTGGCGGGCCGCAGGGGCCGCAGCACATCACTGAAGGAGCGGCAGCCCAGTCGGCCTCCGAACGAGCGCGCAAACAGCCTGGACAacgagcgcgcactggacacgCGGCTCCACCTGCAGGTCAGAGAAGCACACTGCAGCCCAAACATCACAAGACCCAGTGATGTTATACTGGGCATGCGTAGGCTGAGGAGAATGCAGGTTCTCCCTTTAAGAAACCACTGGCACTGGCTCAATTCAATTTCACCTCCCTGGCTGAAAAGCTGCCAGTTATTACACACCACGTCTGTGCTGTAGTGATGACAACCTGCATCATATACTGTAGGCCCAATGGCATAGAATCCATTAACTAGTGCATCCCTTAATGACGAGCAGCATGTTCCCCCTGACTGTATTAAGGTCAGGGGTGGGGACTCAATATAGGACCTCATTGTGCAGGTACACCGCAGAGAAAAGGGAAGATTATAttccactttgtgtgtgtgtttcctcagttGTATgggaataatttttttttcacataaaaacatacctcaaaaatgACCAGGCACGTGCCTATGTGGCAGAGGAGACTTCAGGAATTTTATACATTCTGTACATTCAGTCTATTCTGTACGTTTCAAAAATATACAGTTTTGTCATGTTATATACTCTGAATGTATGCCAATGAATGTATAACACGAATGCCAATAGAGGTTCTGTTTGTTTACGTCAGACTTACGTCGGATACCTTTCCAAGGTAATGGAAATAGACTGTATATTTGCACTGCACAACTTTCAGGTTGGAGAATGAGTGGCGCACCACACCGACAAAACACGTAACATCACCAGACTGAATGCTGAAACTCAGACATGGCTTGAAGTTGATTAACATTTCAAACTCAGACTAAGGGTCATGTGGAGTGGCCTTTTCACTCATCCCATGGCATTAGATAGCTCTTTGGAAAAAGGCATTGTGAATGCTTGTCTCCAGGTCTAATCCCCTCTGTTGTGTGAATGCTCAGTCTATCAATCCAGTGATTACTGTCTCTGGGTGTATTTAGGAGCCACGGAGGCATTTCGCTGATTGTTTTGATGATTTTGGATTGTCTTTCATGTCTGATCAGATTGTTTTGATGATTTGTATTGTCTTTCGTGTCTGATCAGATTCCTCGTAAAACTGTGTATGACCAACTCAACCACATTTTGGTGTCTGATGACAACCTGCCTGACAGCATCATCCTTGTCAACACCTTAGACTGGCAAggccaggtgagacacacacacacacacacatgcagagagagagatagagagagagcgagagagagagagagagatctcagtTATTTGTAGTCTTGCCTCTTTCGGTTTTCTGTGCTCAGTCCCATTCAGTGTGTCAAAGAGGTGTTCAACTGGATTTTACCAGGTGTTCAGTTCAATACATGAACACCTCATCAACTttagcacacacaaactcacatcagatcatatttgaaatgaaatgaaacctcTACGTCTGTAGAGAAGACTCTGAAGAAGATGTGCTGACATCGAATCAACTCGTATTAGCGGCTACAATAAATCTGTCAGTGCGGTCCGGTGACATTTCCTGTTCCGCTGTTGTGCCCTGCTCCTGAGCACTGCACCGCCTAACTGGTGTTGAAGTGCGATGGAATTCCCTTGTCTGCCTGAAGTCTGTGTTGGTAGTGAGAAGGAAATGTGTTTCTTTCCCAGTACCTGGCAGACATGCTACAGAACCACAACCTGCCCGTGGTCTGCACCTGCACCACAGCCGACATCCAGGCTGCCTTCAACACCATCGTCTCCCGCATCCAGAGATTGTGAGTCACCATGCCAATCGCACCAGACTTGGCCGTCAAAGCACGAAtgcacaccgcaccacaccacactgcaccacaccacattgcaccacaccacaccgcacagcACACctcaccgcaccacaccacacaccagaccacaccacaccacaccacaccacaccacaccacaccacaccacaccacactgcactacaccacacctcacctcaccgcaccgcacagcacacacctcaccgcaccacaccacaccacattgcaccacaccacactgcactacaccacaccacaccacaccgcaccacacaccacaccacaccacactgcactgcactgcactgcaccacaccacactgcactacaccacactgcactacaccacaccacacaccacacctcaccacacaccacacctcaccacacaacaCTGCACCGCACCAATGCACACCGcactgcaccacaccacaccacaccacaccacaccacattgcaccacaccacactgcactacaccacaccacacctcaccgcACCGCACTGCATCGCACAGCACACCTTACCGCACTGCACCACACCACATTGTACTTCACTGCATTTTAGACTGGTGGCTGTTATAGGGTAAAGGGCAGGCATTGTGGTAATGAGAAGAAGTTAGGGAAAGGTCAATTCTGTCTTCCCacctttctcttctctgacaTTTTAAGGTCTCTGACATTTTCTGTTATTGTttccctctccctatccctctctctctctctctgtctctgtctctgtctctgtctccctctcagctGTAACTGTAACTCTCAGACTCCTGTGCCCATTAAGATTGCAGTGGCAGGTGCTCAGCATTATTTGAGTGTGGTTCTGCGGCTGTTTGTGGACCATCTCTCACACAAGACCCCCGACTGGCTCGGCTACATGCGCTTCCTCATCATACccctgggtgtgtgggtgtttgtgcgtgtgtgtgtgtgtgtgtgtgtgtgtgtgtgtgtgtgtgtgtgtgtttgggtgtgtgggtgtttgtgcgtgtgtgtgtgtgtgtgtgtgtgtgtgtgtgtgtgtgtgtgtgtgtgtgtgtttgtggacaaaGCTATGTCTGTGGGTATACATAGGGTCGAACGGGGTATGGCTGTGTCTAGAAGTGTGTGTAAACTCATCTTTATTGGCAGAGGCCACAGATAAAGTAGCTTCCCTGTGTCTAGTCCTCACAAGGTCTTTTTATTGCCCAGGTAGAATAGCCAGCATCAAACTTCATCTTTTAGTAAACTGTCTGACTTTTGGACTCCTTTCACGACACGCTTTGGGTCATACTGTGCTTCATCTTGGATCTGGAGACCCAGACCTGGAAAGGGAACTAAATGCTTTTTGTATAAAAGCCATAAgcttatatctctctctccctctcccctccccctctgtctctttctccatcactccatctgcctttcactctcctgctctctgctgTCTTCCAGGGGCTCATCCTGTGTCTAAGTACCTGGGCTCCATAGACTACAGGTATAACAGTCTGTTCCAGGACGCGGCCTGGAGAGATCTGTTCCACAAACCGGAGGCACCAGTCATACGTAAGagtccagtgtgtttgtgtgtttgtgtgtttgtgtgtggctgacacATTCCAATTCAAGTCCATGCCATTCTGGTTTATTGGTTTTCCATTTAACCACCATGGGATATGAACCGTTTAAGTCTATAACAAGGGGTCATAGGCTTAACAGACAGAACTTTCTTTCGCTGAGACGCAGTCCTACGTAAAATGTATGACCTTTGTATGTAACACAGAGACTGGAAAACCTCCTAAATGCTGGTACCACATAGGCTGATGATAGCACCTACAGCTGGCACTACATAGGCTGATGATAGCACCTACAGCTGGCACTACATAGGTGGATGATAGCACCTACACCTGGCACTACATAGGTGGATGATAGCACCTACACCTGGCACTACATAGGCTGATGATAGCACCTACAGCTACTATTCCTTGATTTCCAGAGTTGTGACTGATCTCTTAAACCAAATGAATCATTGAAGAATGACTCAGCCGTGGCGTTGAATGCAGAAGTAACTATAAGCCCATTTTCAAATATGTCTGAACAAGCAGGTTAAACGCAGTGGGTTTCATGCTGAGGGATGGCTTGGACGCTTCAGCCACTGGGTCAATGCTAAACAGAGAGGGAACGAATCAGTAGTAAACAGAAATGAAAACCAGCACTGAACATCGATAGCCCTGTGCCGACCGCTAAACAGAATGAAACTCCCTTGGCCTCTGCAGACCGCTAAACAGACTGAAACTCCCTAAGCCTCTGCAGACCGCTAAACAGAATGAAACTCCCTTGGCCTCTCTAGACAGCTAAACAGAATGAAACTCCCTTGGCCTCTCTAGACAGCTAAACAGAATGAAACTCCCTTGGCCTCTCTAGACAGCTAAACAGAATGAAACTCCCTTGGCCTCTCTAGACAGCTAAACAGACTGAAACTCCCTTGGCCTCTGTAGACCGCTAAACAGAATGAAACTCCCTTGGCCTCTCTAGACAGCTAAAGGGGACGGGAATTGAACAATTGGAGAAAAAACTCCCTTGGTAGAAGTTTTGAAATGAGGCCTTttggtttctctccctctcactcttcgcAGCCCAAGAGAGCCTGGATGTGGTGTCCAGGATAACCCAGTACATGGCCGGGGCCAACGGAGCCCACCAGCTGCCCATCGCAGAGGCCATGCTTACCTACAAGCAGAAGAGGTGATACACTCacgcgctctccctctctgtcacacacacgcacagacagacagacacgcacacacacatgcttacactcacacacacacacacacacacatacacattttttgaCTGTATCTTAAACAGAATATACTTCATTCATTACATTCATGTCATTTCTGGTAGCATTCTGTCTAAATGTTCTAGTTGTGTGTTCACTAGTGCTTTCATCTGTTTAGTTGTGTGTTCACTAGTGCTTTCATCTGTTTAGTTGTGTGTTCACTAGTGCTTTCATCTGTTTAGTTGTGTGTACACTAGTGCTTTCATCTGTTTAGTTGTGTGTTCACTAGTGCTTTCATCTGTTTAGTTGTGTGTACACTAGAGCTTTCATCTGTTTAGTTGTGTGTACACTAGAGCTTTCATCTGTTTAGTTGTGTGTTCACTAGTGCTTTCATCTGTTTAGTTGTGTGTTCACTAGTGCTTTCATCTGTTTAGTTGTGTGTTCACTAGTGCTTTCATCTGTTGTCACTCTGTTGTTTTATTGGAAGCACCCAGTTGTCCATGTTTCATAGTTGACATCATTGACATAATTAAACAGAGCAGTCAGTGCTGGCCTCGATTAGTTATAAGCAAAGATTACAGAGCATTGCAAAGCAGCACAGCAAGTGACCCAAATTACAAAGAGTGGTGCGTGATGTGTATTCATATTTTCCATGTCGTCTAGCCAATGCTGGGTGTGCTTGTTAGAATGGAACTTTTTTTTCCAACAGCCTAAAAACCTTTCTAAATTGAAACCCACTGGTCTGAAAAAAATCTATCTTCCTGTTGGATTCATTTGAGAGCACCTGACACAGAGGTGTGATAGCCGTGCTGTCAGATTTAAcagtctccctcctctcacctTGAAGAATTTTCAGactttgtgggggggggggggggaagaaaagagatttcactggtgtctgtgtatttaataTCAGGTAGACCAGCGTTGGCTTTCTATTAaagctctgttctgttctgttctgttccattGCGTACTTCACGGAACATCTGTGCTGCCTTGCAGTGTTGTGTAATCTGTGGTCCCAAAGCTCCAGTCTCGTGTGCTGCCTTTAGAATGCTCAGGAGGGCGCTACACTCGTGCGTTTTACATATGGGGCAGGAGGCCATTTTGATTTTGGGGTCATATTCTACGGGATGCCTATTGATATGTGATATTTTCGTTTAAGCTAAACACATTTTAAGCCTTGGTCTGTTTTATGATTTTATGTTCTGTCAGAAAACATGACTAAGACCTAGAGACTGCCCTCCTCAGCATTCGTAGAAATGTTTCCAGGTTTTAACACAGGTGGAATTATCCTCTCGGTTCTTtgtcctgtttgtttttcaggtgTACTGGATAAGACTGTTACTTGTTAAGGATACTTGTGTTTTAGCAATTGACGGCATTATTGCTTTTGAAGGTGACTGGTGCTTCTACAAAAAACTGTGTTCACATCCTCACAACAGGGACTCCATTTTCTCGGTCCAGTTGAGCTGAATGAACCCACTATCTTTATCTGGCGGTGAATTAATTGGCTCACAGCGTGGTACCCCAGCACAAAAACGTCCAAATTGTCCCGAGTGTACATCCAGAATATCAGTGAGACTTCCTGGTCACAAATACTAACtaattgtaatatatatatgataCTAAGTGAAGACAAGTAGATAAATTGCAAGTTGCGGCACCCCTTCAGTATAACCTGCGAATTCAGGATAATGTTACACAGTAGTACATAGATTGTCGTATCACAGGATAAATTCAGACGATTGCTCCTCAATATAACAAAGTGGGTACCATTAGCATCCTCTCTCTGAACTGGGACAATGGTCAGAAATATATCATGTTGACCACAAACCCTATCAAAGTCATTGTTTGTCCATCACTGTTTGTGAATAAcacttcttcctttctttctttttggttgactgtttttctttccttctttgtttttcttcgcTCCCTTTAAAGGAAAAAGAGCTTTCATTTTGATTTTGCAGTAAGGTATTGTGGTCTCGTGGTCTGCTTGActttgtagtgtagtgttgtgatcctagccaatcagctgctCTTGTGTGATCTGCTtggtccctccctccctgaacTCAGTAGGCTTGAAACAGACACTTAAACcacactcacctctctccaCCAAGGCAGGACACATGATATTCTACTCAGTTTAGTGCAGCTAAAATGGGCCCTTCTGCCATGCATCAgtggaataataataatttaatctCCAACCACCCCTCAGTTTATTGcagtttatttgtatgtgtacgtgcatgATAAGTTACAATCAAGAGTTCTGCATTAATGACTATTTTAACATTGTCATATTTATACTATTGAAGTGTAGAACTCCGTCAaggctgtgctgtgtgggtTGCGCTGTGGGTGCCTCGTGTGGTTTAAGGGTCTCGTTTGAAAATAAGAGGGTTctgcttctcttttcctcttccttctctctagTTTTCCTTCTCTtgccctccttcccctcctcccgcCCCCGTTGGTATCAGGTGAACTGGCCGTAGACCAGTGGGTCGGGTCACACAGTCCGTGACAGGTTTAGCTCAAGAGGCGCTTTCAGAGCAATGCATATTCAGTACTGTTCACTGCATTATGTTTTGCATGGCCTGTGTCAATAGGTGTTATAGCACCATAACACCTATGATAAATGTCAGATAGCACATTGATGAACAGATTTTTTCATGCAGTATAGAGATAATAGCCATGAGAGTGCATACGTTATAAATGACAACATCACATCTAGACCTTAACATACATTAAACATGGTGTTCCTTCTTTAATCTTTATTctatttgtatttctgtcttttctgaCGTGATTGCAAGTCATATTGTGATTGcaggctctctctgtctttctctctctctctctctctctctctctctctttcactctctctctctctctctctctctctttctcggtcTTTTGCTCTCTtatacaccacatacacacacatatacactcaatATATTCTACAAAATGGTTAATGTCACAGGATAGtgtccctacctctctcttcctttatctGTCT
Above is a window of Clupea harengus chromosome 14, Ch_v2.0.2, whole genome shotgun sequence DNA encoding:
- the pacs2 gene encoding phosphofurin acidic cluster sorting protein 2 isoform X5; the encoded protein is MAERSGRLSFGSGALNRPVPMNLFATWEIDGSSPSCIPRLCSLTLKKLVVMRELDKELISVVIAVKIQGSKRILRSHEIVLPPTGFIETDLALTFSLQYPHYLKREGNKLQIMLQRRKRYKNRTILGYKTLAAGSIDMAEVMQHPHEGGQVLALCGNQKELMGKVAEIWIFSLSSQPIDHEDGVLPPGGKIKCSDNYSEEEYESFSSEQEASDDAVQGQDLEDDEYDVRKPKKQRRSIVRTASITRQQNFKQRVVALLKRFRVSDEVLGSEQDPAEPPPEVEEDLDLESLDFENPSDSCPELDDDDSVLSTPKPKLKPYFEGLSLSSSQTEIGSIHSSRSQREPPSPMDGDKIKPGAAKFDINDVPDNVSFEHPEAVTPTTELEMDNMDTFMEKLPPIGKMTKTESLIIPSTRQEPKLAGRRGRSTSLKERQPSRPPNERANSLDNERALDTRLHLQIPRKTVYDQLNHILVSDDNLPDSIILVNTLDWQGQYLADMLQNHNLPVVCTCTTADIQAAFNTIVSRIQRFCNCNSQTPVPIKIAVAGAQHYLSVVLRLFVDHLSHKTPDWLGYMRFLIIPLGAHPVSKYLGSIDYRYNSLFQDAAWRDLFHKPEAPVIPQESLDVVSRITQYMAGANGAHQLPIAEAMLTYKQKSPDEDSCQKFIPFIGMVKVGIVEQSSATSGDSDDAAPVGSALLSSTPPQVSPALKEASPTPPSSPSVNSCFYSSPGGGQWELMGLQVDYWVAQTERKREVEKRDSSSKNTLKCTFRSLQVSRLPLGGGDWVPQNTMAMTVVTQEKNKKVMFLPKKSRDKEVESKSQVIEGISRLICTAKQQQTMLRVLIDGVEWNDVKFFQLAAQWSSHVKHFPLAIFGHSKGPY
- the pacs2 gene encoding phosphofurin acidic cluster sorting protein 2 isoform X3 gives rise to the protein MAERSGRLSFGSGALNRPVPMNLFATWEIDGSSPSCIPRLCSLTLKKLVVMRELDKELISVVIAVKIQGSKRILRSHEIVLPPTGFIETDLALTFSLQYPHYLKREGNKLQIMLQRRKRYKNRTILGYKTLAAGSIDMAEVMQHPHEGGQVLALCGNQKELMGKVAEIWIFSLSSQPIDHEDGVLPPGGKIKCSDNYSEEEYESFSSEQEASDDAVQGQDLEDDEYDVRKPKKQRRSIVRTASITRQQNFKQRVVALLKRFRVSDEVLGSEQDPAEPPPEVEEDLDLESLDFENPSDSCPELDDDDSVLSTPKPKLKPYFEGLSLSSSQTEIGSIHSSRSQREPPSPMDGDKIKPGAAKFDINDVPDNVSFEHPEAVTPTTELEMDNMDTFMEKLPPIGKMTKTESLIIPSTRQEPKLAGRRGRSTSLKERQPSRPPNERANSLDNERALDTRLHLQIPRKTVYDQLNHILVSDDNLPDSIILVNTLDWQGQYLADMLQNHNLPVVCTCTTADIQAAFNTIVSRIQRFCNCNSQTPVPIKIAVAGAQHYLSVVLRLFVDHLSHKTPDWLGYMRFLIIPLGAHPVSKYLGSIDYRYNSLFQDAAWRDLFHKPEAPVIPQESLDVVSRITQYMAGANGAHQLPIAEAMLTYKQKRKKSFHFDFAVSPDEDSCQKFIPFIGMVKVGIVEQSSATSGDSDDAAPVGSALLSSTPPQVSPALKEASPTPPSSPSVNSCFYSSPGGGQWELMGLQVDYWVAQTERKREVEKRDSSSKNTLKCTFRSLQVSRLPLGGGDWVPQNTMAMTVVTQEKNKKVMFLPKKSRDKEVESKSQVIEGISRLICTAKQQQTMLRVLIDGVEWNDVKFFQLAAQWSSHVKHFPLAIFGHSKGPY
- the pacs2 gene encoding phosphofurin acidic cluster sorting protein 2 isoform X7; the protein is MRELDKELISVVIAVKIQGSKRILRSHEIVLPPTGFIETDLALTFSLQYPHYLKREGNKLQIMLQRRKRYKNRTILGYKTLAAGSIDMAEVMQHPHEGGQVLALCGNQKELMGKVAEIWIFSLSSQPIDHEDGVLPPGGKIKCSDNYSEEEYESFSSEQEASDDAVQGQDLEDDEYDVRKPKKQRRSIVRTASITRQQNFKQRVVALLKRFRVSDEVLGSEQDPAEPPPEVEEDLDLESLDFENPSDSCPELDDDDSVLSTPKPKLKPYFEGLSLSSSQTEIGSIHSSRSQREPPSPMDGDKIKPGAAKFDINDVPDNVSFEHPEAVTPTTELEMDNMDTFMEKLPPIGKMTKTESLIIPSTRQEPKLAGRRGRSTSLKERQPSRPPNERANSLDNERALDTRLHLQTYVGYLSKIPRKTVYDQLNHILVSDDNLPDSIILVNTLDWQGQYLADMLQNHNLPVVCTCTTADIQAAFNTIVSRIQRFCNCNSQTPVPIKIAVAGAQHYLSVVLRLFVDHLSHKTPDWLGYMRFLIIPLGAHPVSKYLGSIDYRYNSLFQDAAWRDLFHKPEAPVIPQESLDVVSRITQYMAGANGAHQLPIAEAMLTYKQKRKKSFHFDFAVSPDEDSCQKFIPFIGMVKVGIVEQSSATSGDSDDAAPVGSALLSSTPPQVSPALKEASPTPPSSPSVNSCFYSSPGGGQWELMGLQVDYWVAQTERKREVEKRDSSSKNTLKCTFRSLQVSRLPLGGGDWVPQNTMAMTVVTQEKNKKVMFLPKKSRDKEVESKSQVIEGISRLICTAKQQQTMLRVLIDGVEWNDVKFFQLAAQWSSHVKHFPLAIFGHSKGPY